The genomic interval AAAATGCCCCCCTGCAACAGGGAGGCAGCTTGCTTTAGCGAGCGTTACCGCCAAAAGTTTGCGTTACTTTGTACCAGAACCAATCGAGCGCTTGATCAATCGTTCTGCTCTGACCCGCGATATGGCCGGTTGAAGCCAGGTTCAAGGTTCCGTCAATGACGGTTACGTTGCCGTCCACCTCGCCCTTAACATCGGCTATTCCATTTTCTACGGTCAAATTACCCGTTAAATGAGCACCCTCTGGCACAATAACTGTATTTCCTTCTATAATGACCTGCTGAAGATCCTCGCCTGCAACAATCAGCTTGGTATCCTCTTCCCACATCGTGAAGAAGCTGCCCAACATAACGAGTACAAACACAGCAGCTGCTGTTACTCCGGGGTACCGATAAATAAAACGTACGATGCGGTTTCTCTGCTTGCTCTGTTTCTTCGGCAGTTGCTGCATAATTCGTTCATTTAAAAGCTCGGATGCCTTCTTGTCATAATCCGCGGCAGGCTTAATCGCTTCTAAAGTCTGGAACACCGCGGCGTCCGTCTTCTGGAGCTGTTCAAACCGGCTGCGACAAGCGGGACAGGAAAGCAAATGAGATTTTAACGTAACGATATCTTCACGCGGCAGCTCGCCGTCCAAATAATCATGCATCCATACGATAGCGACGTTGCAATTCATAGCAGCCAGTCCTTTCTTTCAGTTGCTCGCGCATTAAGTTCTTATCTCGCTATTAGGATACGTTACTAGCAAGAAGGATGTTTCACTTTTTTTCGTAATCGCGTAAGTAATCCTTTGCAGGTAAGGAATTAGCTTGAATTTCTCCCAAAAAGAAGCCTATGTCTGCGCTAGACATGGCTTTCCTTTGGAGGATTGTATCATTATTTGTAATTATAACTTATGCTCAAGCTTCTTCCGAAGAAATTCCCTGCCGCGGTGAACCCGCGTTTTGATCGTCGTGACAGGCATGTCCAGCACATCGCCAATTTCCTGCAACGACAGGTCCTGCATATATCTAAGCGTCATCACGCTCTTATATTTCGGTGGCAGTGAAGCAATAGCCGCATGTATAATGCGCTGTGTGTCCGAGAGAAGCAGCTCTGATTCTGGCGTCCGATTATCACTCGGTATCATGGAGTAGCCATCCAGCCCCTCGTGATCCGATGACTCCGCATCCAGCGAATAGGTCGGCTTGCGTTTGCGCAGTCGATCAATACATAAGTTTGTAGCAATTCTATATATCCAAGTTGAAAATTTTAACGTTTCATCATATCTATCCAGGTTTTTGTAAACGCGAAGGAACGTATCCTGTACAACATCCTCCGCTTCCTGGCGGCTGTTTAACATTCGATAAGCCATATGAAAGAGCTTGTCTTGATAGAGGTCTACAAGCTCAGCAAAAGCCTGCTGATCGCCTTTAAGCGATAACTTCGCCAGGCGTGCTTCCAATACAATCACCTAAACTCCTCCAAACCTTCCATTCGATCGACTGATCGCCTTGCTCTATTTTATATATATAATGTCCGCATCCATACACCCTAGAAAAATCGTAATGCACATGGGCTGAAAAAGCAAGACAATTGAGAAAGATACTTCCAATATGAGCATCGACCCTAATTAGTCGTAATGTTCATAGTCATGAGCAGCAATGTACGTACCTCAGGTTCAGGTTTCTTTGCTGTTTGCTCCAAAAAATACTAACCGTTCTAATAATTATATAGGTTTGACGTTCAGTCAGCAATCGACCTGAGGCTAGTTGTTTTTTCGACTTTCGGCTAGGAACGCTAAAATAAAGCAAAAAAGGTCTAGGAAACGTAATGTTCCCAGACCTTCAATGTTCATGCGCTTTATATATTTTAAAGTGTATTGGTCTTCAATTGCTCGAGCACCTTCGTAATCGTCGTCGTAGGAATCGCAAAACCAATGCCTTGCGCCTCAGCGTTCACAGCCGTATTTATACCGATAACCTCTCCCTTCTCGTTCAGAAGCGGTCCTCCAGAGTTCCCTGGATTAATAGAGGCATCCGTTTGCAGCAAATGCTCGTAATTATGATTCCCTTGCTCATCTGCAATCGTAATTGGACGCTCTTTCGCGCTTAACACACCCATAGTCAACGTTTGATCGAAGCCATATGGATTGCCGATCGCCATCACCCAGTCACCGATTCGCGTCTGGTCAGAGCTTCCCAGTTTAAGAGACGGGAATGCTTTGCCGTTTGGCTCTTCCACCTTAAGCACAGCCAAGTCTAGATCATAGCTCGAACCAAGCACCTTTGCTGTTAGAGGCTCGTCATAGCCTTGAACGGTTACTTTAACCTCCTTCGCATCAGCAATTACATGCTCGTTAGTCAGAATATAACCGTCCGATTCGAAGAAAAAGCCTGTGCCCGAGCCTACCAGCTCAAGATTTGAACTGCTTGGCTGTTGTTCTTGCGATTCTTGCTGCTGTCCGCTGCTACCCGACCCGCCATTTCCAAAAAACTGTTGAAAGCGTGGATCGTCGAACATGGAGTTCGAACGAGCTGGCTCCCCATAATTTTCGATCTTCACAACCGCTGGGCTCGCAGCTTTATAGACGGAAGCGATATCTTCGCTTGAGCTCAGCGATGCTGTAGACAAGCCAGCATCCTGCTGTCCTGAATTGCTAACAACGCTTGAGCCCGAGTTTTGAACGGTTTGTTCCCCTCCGCTGAACAGATTGTTTTTATCTGCCATGTAGGAGAAACCGCCAATGACGAGAGCGCCAATCAAGAACGATGCAAGCAGTGTTTTTGCTGAGTTGCCGCCCGCACGCTTTGAACGTTTTTTACCGCCAGGCGCTGACCCGCTTCCGCTCCCATCTTGTCCCAGCCCAAGCTCCCTCTCATATGAAGCTCTAAGCTCATTTGTTGATTTGTTGGATTCATAAATATAAGTAGTGACAGGAGTCCGGTTCGTTTCATTCGATGTATGGTTCGACGTGTAAGTATCACCGCTCGTTTCTGAGCGTTTGTTTTCCTCGTTCATCTCTATCATCCTCTCAATAGTAGGTGTCTGTTTCCTATGTACCTATCATGCAGGATGTACCTTAAACAAAACTTAAGTGGACTATAAAAGAACATAAGAAAAATAGAGTTCTGTTACAGTTTGTTTTTCTAGCTTCTCACAACAATGCCTCCCAGCTGCTTTCAACGAAAAAAAAGCCAACCACAGTAAATCCCATGGTTGGCTTTGTAGCTATTCTATATTCGCCTAAGCGATTAGTTTGAGCAGTTAGCCCGTATTCCGAAGGCCTGCGGCAATGCCATTGATCGTCAGAAGCACTTCGCGAAGCAGCTCTGGATCATCTTCTTCGTTATCACGCAGTGCACGAAGCTCGGTTAGCAGCTGCACTTGCATGTAGCTAAGCGGATCGACGTACGGATTACGCAGACGAATCGACTCTTGAATAACAGGAACATTATCCAAAATTTCCGTTTGGCCTGTGATGCTAAGAATAAGCTCAGATGTAAGCTTGTATTCTTCTTCAATTTGCTCAAAAATACGATCGCGGATCGTTTTGTCCTTAATCATATCTGCATATTCCTTCGCAATAAGCAAATCTGCTTTAGCAAGAGCCATTTGAAGATTGTCAATTAGCGAGCGGAAGAACGGGAACTTCTCGTACATCGTACGAAGCGTGTTCAGCTTTTCCTCGTCGTCGCCAGTATACTGCTTCATTGCAGTACCAGCGGCGTACCATGCCGGCAGCAAGTAGCGGCTTTGTGTCCATGCGAACACCCAAGGGATGGCGCGCAAGTCCTCGAAACGATCACTGTTTTTCCGTTTGGATGGACGTGAACCGATGTTCAGCTCGCCAACCTCAGGAAGCGGTGTCGACTCCTTGAAGTACGTCAAGAAATCTGGATCGCGGAAAATAAGATCCTGATACTTCTCCAGTGCCGTCTCGGAAATCGAACGTGCAATTTCTTCCCACTCTGCTTCTGCTTGCGGTGCTTGTTCTGGGTATTTCGCCAGACGAGCAGCCGTAATCAGCGCCCAAGTTGCTTGCTCCAAGCTGCGGTATGCAATACCTTGCATCGAATAACGCGAGGATAGAACCTCACCTTGCTCGGTAATTTTGATGCCGCCGCCAACCGTATGCGGCGGTTGTGCAAGAATACTGCGGTTAAGCGGCATGCCGCCGCGGCCAAGCGCTCCGCCACGGCCGTGGAAGAACTTCAGCTTAACGTCGTACTCTTTGCCGGCTGCTGTAATTTCATTAAGTGCTACGCGCAGCTCCCAGTTCGCTGTAACAACTCCGCCGTCTTTGTTGCTATCGGAATAACCAAGCATAATTTCATGCAGGTTGCCGCGAGCTTCCACCGCTTGACGGTAGATCTGCATTTCGAATAGCTGCTTCATAATAGCTGGTGCTGCATGCAGGTCATCAATCGTTTCAAATAGCGGTACCGATTGCAGTGTACAACGAATCGTGCCGTCCGCTTCCTTACGGAACAGGCCAACTTCCTTCGCAAACACCATAACCTCAAGCATGTCGCTTGCCGCTTCCGTCATACTAATCAGATAACTTGAAATACAATTGACGCCAAACTCTTGCTGCGCCCGATAAATCGTATGGTATACGTTCAAGCATTCACGCGTGGACTCCGTGTAATCTAGATGCCCCGAAGTAAGCGGGCGCGGATCATTCAGGAGACGGTGAAGCAGGTCTGTTTTTTCTTCTTCTGGAAGTGCCGCATAATCTGCTGCTACATTCATTTTCGCTAAAATTTCAGACATCGCATTTTCATGCTCTTGGCTATGCTGACGAACATCAAGCGCCATAAGGTGGAAACCAAACAGCTCCACTTGACGTACTAACTTAGCAAGTGCTGTATCTGCTACATAATCAGCGTAGTGATGACGCAAGCTGCGATCGATAACGAGCAAGTCCTCGCGAAGCTCTTCAGGGTGGTTGTAACGCATTTGCGAACCCTTAAGCGACTCATCGCGTGTATTAGCCAGCTTCTCTAGCATAAAGCCAAGCTTAATACGGTAAGGCTCCTTCGTATTTCTCCAAAGATCGACGCACTTAAGCTCAACATGCTCGCGATCCGATCGAATCGAATCGATAAGCTCAGCCGATACCTCGACAAGGTTTGTGCTGAAGCTGAGAAGGTCCATAAGCTCGCCTAGTTTTTCTTCGTACTTGCGAATAGCCAGCTGACGGTGCAGCGTTAGCGTTTCCCAAGTTACCTGAGCTTTCACAGATGGGTTACCATCGCGATCGCCGCCGATCCAAGAACCGAAGCGCAAGTAATCCGGCACATGCCATTTCTCATCTGGATAGTACTTGCTTAGGCAGCGTTCAAGCTCTTCATAAACATTTGGAAGCACCTCGAACAATGTCTCATCAAAATAGTACAAGCCGTTACGAACTTCATCGATAACGGTTGGTTTGCGGTCACGAAGCTCGTCTGTTTGCCACAAAATAAGAACCTCATTCATGAGCTTCTCACGCAGCTTCTCGCGCTCGCGATAGGTTAGTGTTGGGTTATCAAGCTCCATCACATCTACAGCAATCCGTTTATGAATATCAAGCACCGCGCGGCGAGTTGCCTCGGTCGGGTGTGCAGTCATTACTAGTTCCAGCGAAATATTGCTCAAAATATCTCTAACTTCCTCGATTGCAATGTCGCGTTCCTTCAGATCTTGAACCGCGCTCTCAATGGAGCCGCGTTGGACCGCTTCGCCAGCAGAAACCTCGTAATCACGTTTCCGTCTAATCCGATGATTTTGCTCTGCAATGTTGACAAGCTGAAAATAAATAGCAAACGCTCTAATCACTTGATGACGTATTTCCGGGTTAAGCGATGATACATTTTCTTTAAATTGATCAAATAATTCCGGTACAAATTCAGCGCGAAGAGATTTACTTTGTTCACGAATCCGTTCTACGATTTCAAGCAGCTCGCGGCCGCCTTGATGAACAAGAACTTCACCGAGAATGTTGCCTAGAAACCGGACATCGCGTCGCAGCAAATTGTTAGCCTGCTGCCGATTTGTGGTCAAAGTAGATGCAGATTGATCCGACATACTGTTCCTCCTAAATTTTTGCGAAGCAACGATCGCTCCGTAAGCATTTACTTGTTTTCCGAAGCAGCAATCGCTTCGAAAGCTTGCTTGTACAACATGAACGTTTTTTTGACTTCTACCATCATACTACAAAAACCTACAGGGTTGAAGCCCTGAAGCCAATCCTAACAAAAACAGATTCACGCAAGCGGAGTATAAAACCCGCTCCTTTTTACTGCTTATGTTTCCGGTAAATATTAACTGCGCAATACAACCCGCTTCGATTAAGTTAACAATGCTTATTAACTTAGCGAAAATGCTGGTTTCATCCCATAAATTAGACCTCTTATGAAAAAGACCGCAGCACCTCTAACTGAAGGGCGCTGCGGTCTTGTTCAAGTCGAATTATGCCATTAATTGAATTAATTTCGCTAACATTTTTGCTGCTTCCTCACGGGTAGTCAAATCCTTCGGTGCAAAATAGCTGCCTGCCTTATTTGCATAAATCTTGCCGTTAATGATTCCCGCCTGCTGCACTGCAGCTGCTGCTTCCTTCGCAAACGCACCAATAGATGATGCATCTTCAAACGCTATAGCATTTGTTTGCACAGGCAAATCAAAATTCATGACATCAACGAACCTTGCAATCATAGCAACCATTTGCTCACGGCTAATATTGGCTTTAGGATTGAAGCTGCCATCTCCAGCGCCTCCGACAATTCCTTTTTCAGCCGCCCATGCTACCGCCCCTGCAAAGTAATCGGATGACTTCACGTCCGTAAAGCTTGATGACGTGTAATCGTCCAGTTGAGTGCCGGCAATTCTTGCAAGGATGAGTGTGAAATCAGCCCTTGACATGTTAGCCTTTGGAGCAAACTTTTGATTGCCCAAGCCGCCGATTATATCTCTGGAAGATAAGTAAAGGATAGAATCCTTCGCAAAGCTTGATGCAGTGTCCAAAAATGCCACATAATTGTAGCCAACTCCGTAAGTAGAGAAATGGCTTACCGTAAACTGCAATTGACCTGTCGACTTATCGTACACGCTGTTAGGTACAATGCTAAGTTTGCCATCATTTGCAATATAGTAGATGACTACTGCTTGGCTGTCTTCGTTTGCTTGAAGCGAATAAGGAATGCTAACCCGTGCTGTACCACCCTTCAGATCGGTAATCGCTGTTTTTCCGCCAATCACATCAAATTCATACACAGGATGGCTGCCGATCGTTTCCTTAATCTCACTAGACAGCTTAGATACATCCGCTTTGTTGACCGCTATGGAAAGCTCGCCATTTCCTGTCGCTGCTGCTAGTGTTCCAATAGCCTTAGCATCAAAGGATACGATTCCGAGCCCTGCATTAACATCCAGCGACTTCAATCCCTTAGCTGCAAGCTTAGCGATAGCTTTTTCCTCAAACTTGATAGCCGTTGACTTGGTGTCTGTGTTAGCCGCCATTTTAAACTCAATGGATGCCGGCTTGCCGTTTGATGCTTTATCTAATGCAGCTATTGCTGCATCCAATTGATTTACCGTTACCGTTGCCGTTGTCTTACCGCTGTTATCCGTTTCAGCTTTAAGCGTGCTTACTGCTTTTACGGTCTCGCCATTTACGATCGTCACTCCAGCATCTTCAGGTTTTGTAGAAGGTGCAGGCGTCGGCGATGGATTCGGTGTTGGCGATGGAGTTACGATATCACCTGAAGTAACCGTCACACTCGTCTCAGCGAGACCATATCCGTCAGCACTCGCTGCTGAAATGACCGCTGTTCCCGCTTTTAACGCTGTGACATATCCATTTGAATCTACGGTTGCCACAGCTGGATTAGAAGAAGTCCATATTGCAGCAGCTGAGCTTCCGCCTACAGGCTCGACGGTTGCAACCAGCTTAGATGCAGCATCTCCAACTTTTAAGGAAAGGGAAGCTTTATCCATCGTTACTTTCGTTACATTCAGCTGATATACGCCTACCTTGCCGCCTACCTCGTAAGCAACCAAGAGTAAAGGCATTCCAGTTGGGCTAATGTTAGCCGGAATAAACTCCAAGCCTTCCGGGCCAGTATCTGTATCTAAGTTGTCCTTGCCTTGACTGTCTTTGAACACGCGAGTATTTGTATAATTAGCGAATGTCGCATGTGCAGGATCTGTTACATCATAGGTCATGAAACCACCGATGCGCTCAAGACCAACGAATGCCAAAACCTTATTGCCAACCTTCCCCGTTTTAATATCTTCCGGTTCTGGTCCCTTCTTGCCGCTTCGATCGTCAATGGCTGTCTTACTGTTGCTTGTGTTAAAGAATGCTGGCAAGCGACTGCCCGTTATCGTTTCAAAATCGTTGCCGCTGTCATAGACCTGCTCCATCGAGTTCGCATTCCAGATAGAGAAAGAACGTCCGCCATACATGTAAATGCCGTCATTGCCCATATCGCTTGCGACTTCAATACCATCATAAGCAGTCTTGCCATTTAGGAAAATCGCAGCCGCTGAAGTCGGATCAAGCTTACCTTTTAATGCACCTATCGTGCTGCCGTTTGTACGGTTCGGCCATTCCGTTACATCGCCTTCATTAGCTGTAAAAAGGTAAGTTTGACCGTTAATTGTATGAGATGCGATGCCGTCAGGCATGTACATCCCTTTAAACGGTACATTTTCCAGCTTAATCGCACCGTCTTTTAGAACGTCGAGAGAATTGCGCGGATCATTATAATCCTTTAATCCAAGTGCTTTTACAGACGTCACTTTGTTCGTTTCGATATCAATAATCGCAATTGCATTATTCTCTTGCAATGACACATAGGCTGTCTTGTTATCATCCGAAAGAGTGATATACTCAGGCTCCAGATCAGACACAGCGTCTGCTTTTGTTCCGCTCGATTTAATTTTCCCATCTGCCGGATCTACTTTGCCGCGAATATGAACACCATCCTCGATAACGGACGGATCATCGAAGAGTACATGGGTAACTTTGTTGCTTACTGTATTGACAATCGTTACGCTTCCTTTAGGATCATCTGCACCATTGCGCGGCTCCGCCTCATTCGCAGTAAGGATATACTTTCCATCAGCTGTTGACTTAATCATATCCGGTTGTACACCAGCAGCATAGGCTGAGATTAAATTACCATCATAATCGAGTACGATGATTTTACCTGGCTTGAGTGGATCCGCCTCTTGTACCGCTACAGAAACACGCTTAGTTGTCGTATTAATATCTACACTAGTTAAATCACCGTATACAAAACCTTCAACCTCGGCCATCGGCTTAACAAGTATCGTTTTTTCTTTACTTAGCGTTCCGTTCCCGCTTCCCAAGCTGACAATATCTAGGCTTGGCGGATCACCGGAGCCGTTAACCAAATAAAATTTGCCATTGTCTTTGTTGAATTTCACGATCTCGGCAACGCCGCCTTCTTTATTGAATTGGCCTACTGAATATTGTCCGATTTTTGAAATATTGAACGTATCTTTAATCTCAGCGGACGCTGGCTTTATGAGCATATCTGCAGCTGCGCTCGCTACAGCCAATCTAACTTCGCTGCCAAAAACTCCAATGGTTCCCGTAGCTTGTGCATTGTCCCCAACTTCAACCTTCGGAAACGCTCCATTCACATAAAGCAGCATATTGTTATCAAGCTTAATCGTATTAGCCGTTTTGTCCACGGCAGTTACATTGCCTGTAGTTGTCACTCTCCTGCCGTACATATCAGCTGTTACTGAATTAAGCTTATCTACGTTAAGCATAGACTTATCGAACGTATCTTCTGCCACTAAGCTAAAAATTTTATTGTTCAGCCTTGTTACCTGTAAGTTGCCTTTTACCCGCACTTCGCCGTCATGAAGACCAGCCGTCCCAGAAACGCGTACCTCTGCGCCTATCGGGATGGACGGGTCCATGCCTTCAACAGCAATTGCGCCCGTGAACGATTGTACATAACGCACTGCGTTTGCTTGGCTGTTATCCGATTTAACGGACGGAGTTGTAACCAAACCTTCGACCGTTACCGCTTTGTCTGCTGTATTCTTCTGGAGTGAGCCGATAAGCTTCACAAAATCAGGAATGACATCAACGGTTCCTTCTGTTTTTCCACCTCGCGTTGGAGACGGATCCACTACTGCAAAATCAGCAGCATTGTTGTTGGAATCTTGGAAGTTAATGCGGCGCACGCCTTTAACAGCCGCTGGCAGTGAAGCTCCATTCCCTACGGATGTGCCTTCGTGCAGTGAAGTCTGAACCGCACCGAAGCCTACCGCATCAACAACTGTCGAAGTGGCGTACACTCCTTGGAACAATTCCACCGTGCCATCCACATCAGACATGCCGATGGATTGCTCTTTCGTGCTTGCATATGCATCAGCCAGGTAAGGATCCCCGTAATTTTTGTCGCTCGTATTGCCCCATGTTGCTTCAAGGCGAACAAGGTAATAATCTTGAGGAGCAATGACCGCGCCTTCTTCAAAATCATAGCCTTGTACCGTTGTAGCACCTTTATTGCTGTATCTTAAATGATATCCTGCAAGTGATATTGGCGAAGCAGTAGGATTGTAGAGCTCTACAAAATCGTACAGGTACGGAGATGCTGCTGGCGGAGTATCTTTATTAATTTTCCCGCCGCCGCCATATACTTCGTTAATTAGAACATGAGTTGCTGGCGCTATACTGGATTGAATGGTAAACGCAAACGACTTAACTATGCTAACTGGCGTCCCTGCCGTGCTGTCAGTCGCTGTAATCGTCACATTAGTATTTGCTACAGCCTTGGTCGGTGTCCCCGTTAAAGCACCATTTGGCGCAAGGCTAAGTCCTTCTGGCAAGCCAGTTGCAGTAAAGGTATATGGCGTGTTTCCACCAGTAGCCTGAATAACTGCGGAATATGGAGATCCAACAAAGCCATCAGCAAGAGACACTGTAGTAATGGCTAGCGGCTGGACAATACCCGGCCCCCATGCGCCGTCAGCACCGCTGCGAGGTATTGCTGCTAGTAATGCATCGCCGGTAGCTAACTCATAATCGACTTGTTTGAAATCCGCTTTATTATTGTCTGTATCTAAGAAGTTGCTGCGGCGAATGGACTTTTTCTTCGATGTGCCTTCTGCTGAGCCCGTAGGGAATGCAGTCTCATATCCGTCGATATTACTATCCTTATCATTGCTTCCTGTACCGACCATATCTACATAGCCGTCTGGCTTAGTGTCAAAAGGATTAGGATCAGTCAGTAAAGTTTGATTGCTCATTAGAGCAACCTTCATCCCTTTGTTATTAAACAATCGCTCCCAAGTGAGATCGCCTTTTGCATAGAGATCTACCTTTGGTTTTTCAGCACCTGTAGAAGCTCCTGTTATAAGAAAAGAAGAATGCGCTTTAATCGTTCCGGTCAAATTAAGCTTTTCCCAAGCCTTAGTAGCACCTGTCGTTACACCTGGGAGCTGTTCCGCATATTGCAGCGACCAACCAGCAAGATTGACATCACTATCCGTCGGGTTATAAAGCTCAATAAAACCGTGAGATAACAGTATTTCAGTATCCTGATTCAATCCACCGCCATATACTTGATTGATAACAATGTGCGGGGTGGCTAAATTATAGGAGTTGTCTATTGCGTAAGGCGTCCCAGACAATGGCAAACCAGCAGCCATGACAGGTCCGCCTGCCAGCACCATGCTGGCCGTAATTTCCGTAGCTAATAATAATGATATTAACCTTTTACTATAGATCTTCAAGTTTCACTCACTCCCATATCTATTATGTTAACTAGAATTGTAGAGAGTATTTATTTCATAATGATTAATGTTCCATGAAGCTTTTGTAAAGCGCTTGGTTTTTGGTGGGGGGGTGGTTTTTGGTAAAGCGTATGGTTACTGGTGGAGTGTTTAGTTATTGGTAGAGCGTATGGTTATTGGTGGAGTGTTTGGTTCTTGGTAAATCTAGATAAAACGTTTGATAAAACGCATTGTAACTACTTGATTAAACACTTGGTAAACCAGTTGATTAAGTGCTTAGTAAGCATTTGATAAAATACTTGATAATCCATTCCAAACCTCGTCAAAGCACATGTTTTACTTTTTTAGTGTATGGGCAAACTAAACAGCCCACTGAGAGCTTCCAGACGGGATGTTTTGTTTGATATGTTTATTTATCTTTACACATATGATATTTTCGTCACTCAACATCGGAATCTACTGTTACGTTTTTCATGGTTAACCTTTAACCCTAACGGACTTGAAATCCGCTATTTCGAGAATTCAAGCTCATTACGTGGATCTAACGGACATAGGATGCGTTAATAGCTCAAAAAGTAGCCAAATTAAGCATCCTGAAACTAAATAAGAGATCCTATGTCCGTTAGTTCTACAAAAGGACGGAATTTCGGCAAATAAGGTATCTCATGTCCGTTAATTCTACATAAGGTTGGCAGCACCACTTATAAGACATCTGGTTTCTGTTTGATACGCTTATTTATGTTTACACAAATAATATTTTCGAATCAATATTGGAGTCTGCTCATGCGCTGTTCATGTTCAGCCC from Paenibacillus sp. FSL K6-3182 carries:
- a CDS encoding choice-of-anchor I family protein codes for the protein MKIYSKRLISLLLATEITASMVLAGGPVMAAGLPLSGTPYAIDNSYNLATPHIVINQVYGGGLNQDTEILLSHGFIELYNPTDSDVNLAGWSLQYAEQLPGVTTGATKAWEKLNLTGTIKAHSSFLITGASTGAEKPKVDLYAKGDLTWERLFNNKGMKVALMSNQTLLTDPNPFDTKPDGYVDMVGTGSNDKDSNIDGYETAFPTGSAEGTSKKKSIRRSNFLDTDNNKADFKQVDYELATGDALLAAIPRSGADGAWGPGIVQPLAITTVSLADGFVGSPYSAVIQATGGNTPYTFTATGLPEGLSLAPNGALTGTPTKAVANTNVTITATDSTAGTPVSIVKSFAFTIQSSIAPATHVLINEVYGGGGKINKDTPPAASPYLYDFVELYNPTASPISLAGYHLRYSNKGATTVQGYDFEEGAVIAPQDYYLVRLEATWGNTSDKNYGDPYLADAYASTKEQSIGMSDVDGTVELFQGVYATSTVVDAVGFGAVQTSLHEGTSVGNGASLPAAVKGVRRINFQDSNNNAADFAVVDPSPTRGGKTEGTVDVIPDFVKLIGSLQKNTADKAVTVEGLVTTPSVKSDNSQANAVRYVQSFTGAIAVEGMDPSIPIGAEVRVSGTAGLHDGEVRVKGNLQVTRLNNKIFSLVAEDTFDKSMLNVDKLNSVTADMYGRRVTTTGNVTAVDKTANTIKLDNNMLLYVNGAFPKVEVGDNAQATGTIGVFGSEVRLAVASAAADMLIKPASAEIKDTFNISKIGQYSVGQFNKEGGVAEIVKFNKDNGKFYLVNGSGDPPSLDIVSLGSGNGTLSKEKTILVKPMAEVEGFVYGDLTSVDINTTTKRVSVAVQEADPLKPGKIIVLDYDGNLISAYAAGVQPDMIKSTADGKYILTANEAEPRNGADDPKGSVTIVNTVSNKVTHVLFDDPSVIEDGVHIRGKVDPADGKIKSSGTKADAVSDLEPEYITLSDDNKTAYVSLQENNAIAIIDIETNKVTSVKALGLKDYNDPRNSLDVLKDGAIKLENVPFKGMYMPDGIASHTINGQTYLFTANEGDVTEWPNRTNGSTIGALKGKLDPTSAAAIFLNGKTAYDGIEVASDMGNDGIYMYGGRSFSIWNANSMEQVYDSGNDFETITGSRLPAFFNTSNSKTAIDDRSGKKGPEPEDIKTGKVGNKVLAFVGLERIGGFMTYDVTDPAHATFANYTNTRVFKDSQGKDNLDTDTGPEGLEFIPANISPTGMPLLLVAYEVGGKVGVYQLNVTKVTMDKASLSLKVGDAASKLVATVEPVGGSSAAAIWTSSNPAVATVDSNGYVTALKAGTAVISAASADGYGLAETSVTVTSGDIVTPSPTPNPSPTPAPSTKPEDAGVTIVNGETVKAVSTLKAETDNSGKTTATVTVNQLDAAIAALDKASNGKPASIEFKMAANTDTKSTAIKFEEKAIAKLAAKGLKSLDVNAGLGIVSFDAKAIGTLAAATGNGELSIAVNKADVSKLSSEIKETIGSHPVYEFDVIGGKTAITDLKGGTARVSIPYSLQANEDSQAVVIYYIANDGKLSIVPNSVYDKSTGQLQFTVSHFSTYGVGYNYVAFLDTASSFAKDSILYLSSRDIIGGLGNQKFAPKANMSRADFTLILARIAGTQLDDYTSSSFTDVKSSDYFAGAVAWAAEKGIVGGAGDGSFNPKANISREQMVAMIARFVDVMNFDLPVQTNAIAFEDASSIGAFAKEAAAAVQQAGIINGKIYANKAGSYFAPKDLTTREEAAKMLAKLIQLMA